In Leptospira bouyouniensis, the genomic stretch AGTTTGATCATACAAAGGACATAATAGACGTCCCCCGGTTGTTAATAGAAATAAGCAATAAGTCGATTGATGAAATAAGCAAAATTGCGGATTTTCTGGAAAAAGAGGTAAATATACCTAGGTCAAAATGTGAATCAAATGAAGTCGAAACTATCATGAAACTATTGGAATATCTAAGCAATGATGCAAACTATAAGAAGATCGACAAGGATTACGAATGCGATCCAAATCAAAAAATAAACAATCGCTTTCGTGAACATGCCACTGAATTTAAAGATGAGTACATGCGTTTATACCCAATTTATCTAAACTCAATAACTGAATCTAGAAACATGTTCGGATTGGATGGAGTGCGGGCGGAAAAGATATCAAGTTTTCTAATATACATAAGCAATCGGCATCTAGCGGAGGCTTCCAATAATCCGATATTAGCATTGGATACACTTACCGATTTTTTTGAAGATAAAGTAAATTTAAATGCGATAAAAGCGGATGTGAGCGCTATTAGATTTTATCTTTTGAATGAAGTAATTGGTTGCAATATCTTTTCGGAGGATAGACGCTGAATATGCTAATTTCAAAGGATGAAAAAATTAAGACCTCTTCTGTGTTCGTAGCTTCGCGAATTCTTAAGATGTTTCACAACAGCAACAAACAGCGCATATCTATATTTGATATTTCGAAAGAATTAAAAAAAGAAAACATAACACATTATCGCCAAATATTATTTGGACTTATGTTTTTGTATTCAGTCGGAATCATAGATTTTGAAGAACCTTATATTCGGATTATAAATGATTAAATTAATAAAACTATTTAGCGATCCTGAAATATTTAATCCGATCATTTTCAAGTCTGGATTGAACTTGATTCTCGGGGAAAAGTCAGAAAGCAGCAATAAAACAAATGGAGTTGGAAAATCTATCTCGATAGAAT encodes the following:
- a CDS encoding SMEK domain-containing protein: MINREEMINRISSTLTFLQFLITNKNSLNLTDLNIHAENFYKDLFGLVFGTNLENTNAHKKNAAHIDLINKHRKVAYQVTAQNDSTKLKESIDGFLSDKEFEDFSLKIILISKDAKDYRSDFTFDGKYKFDHTKDIIDVPRLLIEISNKSIDEISKIADFLEKEVNIPRSKCESNEVETIMKLLEYLSNDANYKKIDKDYECDPNQKINNRFREHATEFKDEYMRLYPIYLNSITESRNMFGLDGVRAEKISSFLIYISNRHLAEASNNPILALDTLTDFFEDKVNLNAIKADVSAIRFYLLNEVIGCNIFSEDRR